The following proteins come from a genomic window of Meleagris gallopavo isolate NT-WF06-2002-E0010 breed Aviagen turkey brand Nicholas breeding stock chromosome Z, Turkey_5.1, whole genome shotgun sequence:
- the ANKRD34B gene encoding LOW QUALITY PROTEIN: ankyrin repeat domain-containing protein 34B (The sequence of the model RefSeq protein was modified relative to this genomic sequence to represent the inferred CDS: deleted 1 base in 1 codon) — MNQTVEVPTEGNSLLRAVYQSRLRLTRLLLEGGVYVNESNNRGETALMIACMTKHSDSQSVSKAKMVKYLLENKADPNIQDKSGKTALMHACLEKAGPEVVSLLLKSGADPSLQDHSECSALVYAINSEDKETLKILINACRERGKEVIIITTGKSPSGRQITKQYLNVPPPDLEVCHSPVSCTSPFEMELKLSPPLSSSNGTKRAHFGFNDLGHPRCTDNSQPVSPRNLSSSGIGFRLTHLQQLHSEPWIKSSPSSFHQSKVSSLHGELQDITPEEKLSSKASAFALSKSFDSRHQSIDIKDTANLLKTAAQNRSKKLYKVKSSQTCYREEEHRPSEIVGDEDENSCLRPISLISNLRSIIKRRNLGANHYSSDSQLTTTLRPAAAEDNKSVIGKKKNLSPTHSLFPSSRDIREKIPSFPMSRKNEAFPERQGSGVFLLNNIAQTRSGFLPPLNVNCSPPIPDINFLHKVSRVISYGQKHLIPAAPASLSETKNTKKLLKRQSLQTEQIRQLVNF, encoded by the exons ATGAATCAGACTGTGGAGGTGCCAACAGAAGGGAACTCCCTGCTCAGAGCTGTCTACCAGAGTCGACTACGCCTCACCAGGCTGTTGTTGGAAGGTGGAGTCTATGTCAATGAAAGTAACAATAGAGGTGAAACCGCCTTAATGATTGCCTGTATGACAAAACATTCAGACTCTCAGAGCGTCAGCAAGGCAAAGATGGTTAAGTATCTACTGGAAAACAAGGCAGATCCAAACATCCAGGACAAATCTGGAAAGACAGCCTTGATGCATGCTTGCCTAGAAAAAGCGGGGCCTGAGGTGGTTTCTCTGCTACTGAAAAGTGGAGCTGACCCAAGCCTACAAGATCACTCTGAATGCTCTGCGCTGGTGTACGCAATAAACTCTGAAGACAAAGAGACTCTGAAAATTCTTATCAACGCCTgtagagaaagaggaaaggaggtTATCATAATCACAACAGGAAAGTCTCCATCAGGAAGGCAGATAACAAAACAGTACTTAAATGTGCCTCCTCCAGATCTTGAGGTATGCCACTCTCCAGTTTCCTGCACTTCCCCATTCGAAATGGAACTGAAATTATCACCCCCACTTTCAAGCTCAAATGGAACTAAAAGGGCACACTTTGGCTTTAATGATCTGGGTCATCCCAGATGCACAGACAATTCTCAGCCAGTTTCACCAAGAAATTTGAGTTCATCAGGCATAGGATTCAGGCTGACACATTTGCAGCAACTACACTCTGAGCCTTGGATAAAGAGCTCTCCTTCATCGTTTCACCAGAGTAAGGTTTCCTCTTTACATGGAGAGCTTCAGGATATAACTCCAGAAGAAAAGCTCTCTTCTAAAGCCAGTGCCTTTGCCTTATCAAAGAGCTTTGATAGCAGACACCAAAGTATTGACATAAAAGACACTGCTAATTTACTGAAAACTGCTGCTCAAAATAGATCAAAGAAATTATACAAGGTGAAAAGCTCTCAGACTTGTTATAGAGAAGAGGAGCATCGTCCCAGTGAGATCGTTGGGGATGAGGATGAGAATTCATGTTTGAGACCAATCAGCTTAATTTCAAACCTACGCAGTattataaaaagaagaaatttaggAGCAAATCATTACAGCTCTGATTCTCAGTTAACTACTACTCTAcgtcctgctgctgcagaagacaATAAGTCAgtgataggaaagaagaagaatctCTCTCCAACTCACTCTTTGTTTCCAAGTTCTAGAGATATACGGGAGAAAATACCTTCTTTTCCCATGAGCAGAAAAAATGAGGCTTTTCCAGAAAGACAGGGTTCAGGAGTCTTTCTGCTGAATAACATTGCTCAGACAAGATCAGGTTTTCTTCCTCCACTCAATGTGAAT TGCAGCCCCCCAATTCCGGATATTAATTTCTTACATAAGGTTTCCAGGGTGATTTCTTATGGGCAAAAACACTTAATACCAGCAGCACCTGCTTCCCTTAGCGAgaccaaaaatacaaaaaagctACTAAAGAGACAGTCATTACAGACTGAGCAGATTAGGCAATTAGTGAATTTTTGA
- the FAM151B gene encoding protein FAM151B — protein MVEADVLLRGGRGGDGDPIMAHPPETDSDITLQEWLEEMVSTDKGIKLDFKSLDAVRPSLELLQLVKPCLDRPVWLNADVLPGPNGISAVVDAKGFLDTVTSFFPDVTLSLGWTTGWHPERHNEVISLILRNFLEQIARALFQAVCSPSPTRRSLLTGALEHFLKKIYSSAI, from the exons ATGGTAGAAGCGGATGTCCTCCTCCGTGGTGGCAGGGGAGGAGATGGAGACCCAATCATGGCTCACCCCCCTGAAACAGACAGCGACATTACACTGCAGGAGTGGCTGGAGGAGATGGTCAGCACAGATAAGGGCATTAAGCTGGATTTTAAGAG CCTTGATGCCGTACGGCCCTCCTTGGAGCTGCTCCAGCTTGTGAAGCCGTGTTTGGATAGACCTGTTTGGCTCAATGCAGATGTCCTCCCGGGACCCAATGGGATCAGTGCTGTTGTGGATGCAAAGGGATTCCTTGATACTGTCACCTCGTTTTTCCCAGATGTAACCTTATCATTGGGATGGACGACTGGCTGGCACCCTGAACGGCACAATGAAG TTATTTCCCTCATCCTGAGGAATTTCCTGGAACAAATTGCCCGAGCCCTGTTTCAGGCAGTCTGCTCCCCAAGTCCCACCAGGAGAAGTTTGCTAACTGGAGCTCTGgaacattttctgaagaaaa TTTACAGCAGTGCTATTTAA